The genomic window TAAATGCATGGATGTGGGCGGGGCTGTCAGGTCACAACACCAACACATTTCATATAAAAGCACAGGCCAGCATTGGTCAGTTATCTCCTTGGTTCTCTTCTGAGCCACTCTCCATCATCAGAGATCATCAGACATCATTCTTCTggaccaggggtgggcaactaatttccccaaggggccacatgacaaactgggactgttgaggagggccggtcccaaaataccgaactcaagtctgaactcaattctgttcaattctattctgttcttgtataacattaagtaaatcatatggttttgtttactagtcgtaagaacagatgaaaatgtgagggagacaatagttaatctatgtccagtatttaatcctcattctcgaaaatgattttttgacatgacattttttttttcagttttcaaagactgatataaaaaagtactacaatatctatataattaggctaggtcatgaaaatgtgaaggagtcagtacaaccgataggcctgtgccaccatttcatcaacactcagcaatatttcatcattaaatcattaccatcattaaattaactctatgcagaattagactatgaaaatgtggagcagataatagtaggctgtcattagttaatcaacatgcacaaagaaaactatttttaaaatgtaggctatgtttttgctttaacttCATGCACataactgtgattggtcaactcgctCTGTGTTCagccggctgcttcaagcaacctgtgggtagtagccagtgttgtgtgtaacgAGTTACAAAGTAACGAGTTACAGTAACATAACTATTTTTTTGAGTAAAAAGTAGTGTAACGCGTTACTACTGAAAATTTGGTAACGTAACGTAGTTCCTTTTTCATATCGGCGCAACGTTACTTTTCCCAGGGACAAATTTGACAGTGACGCTGCTTTCTCAGTTGCGCGCTTGCGCAATAGGCAGGAGCTCCACACGCCAGCCTATGTGGACTGAACTAAGGGGAGGAATGTGAGTGTTagttgtagcctagcctagtctagaaatctagacgcaccctagcggcagcaaatgtgggtctggctcgtcaggctatagcctacactgTCCCCTGATTTTGTCTACTTTGTTTGTTAACTCAACTGCCAGCCTATTGATACGATTTGCACAAGCTTTGCACCAAATTTGCACCTGTTTAATGAAAGAGTATAAGGCTATAAAATAAGCCCTcatatattttgtgttcacCTATATGGCCAAGATGTAGCGAGGCTATATgatttgatattgtttcatagggCTTTAGTGGTGGTGTGGAAGCCTATAagcccaatgttttcttgtcaagtgctctgtttgtggcattttttataataaagagcacaaaATAAATACCTGATATTGGATTCTGCCCAAAGTCGAGCAACAAAAGTAACGtaaaagtaacgagtaacgtaataagttactttccatagagggtACTTAACGACATAACGGGTTACTTTTTTGAGGAGTAACGAgcaaacactactttttaaaagtaacatCCCCAACACTGGTAGTAGCATCATACTAGTTcgctaacataagctttgcaaataaactcaaaaacaacatattttggttacaattacggggttatccgattgtaaactgtctatctgccagtaatgttttgaaatgaacaCTTCATATCGACAACGAGCAGCAGTAGGAGTTTGTTCTAACAAACTttgcggtggtgagcgacgcagacataagagacacaaaactttgaaaggtttacgccgacgtaaaggcaactgcattgtgtcgacgcagaagcataaattctattcaccagcacatcagtgagggtgtttacgtcgcatgcatccacgcacaaatgtatgggcgtacaaatagcagtcgctttcaaaataaaaacaacgatattgatttgcatgcattatctctatgctaggctcttgactattgttctttcacggaccttacgcgggccggtcagggaaagcccacGGGCCGGATGTGGCCCGCAGACCGTATGTTGCCCATGTATGTTCTGGACAGAAGACAGAGGCCTGCTCTCTTATCAGAAGCCAAAAATAGCATTTTTGTTGATAATTCTAAATAGCTTTTACTCTTAGGCTTTTACCAAgttaaaaaaactatttcagttgcTACTGCTGAAGCTTTATTTTAAGCCTTATTTCACTTTCTCCCTTTGAGCCTTTGACTCAGTGCTCCAGTCATCTTGAGAAGCATTTTCTACTGGTTTGTTTTTATCCATTCCTGACAAATGGCTCCTAAGGTAAGTTAAATAACAGTTTCATTAAGCCATTTCTTCCAGTTTAGCTGCGGTTCTTCTGCTCCCTTTGTGGTTTCTAATAGTTGCTTAGGGACTTGATTGTAAATCAGCACATATGATTATGCTTTTGTAATGTTCAGAGTGTAGGACATTATACTCAAtgccttgttttctttttgcaggAAACAAGCAAACAGAGACTATCTGCTGTGCCCTGTGTGCATGAAAACCCAGAAATCCCTGTCAAGGTATCTGCACAGGGTCTGCATGAAGAATGGTACCGAATTTGCCATTGTAACAGCGGAGGTACATGCAAAACAGGACGCTGTGGAACTCCTGGAGAATGGCAGGATTATTAGTCATTAGTCAAGTCATTCATCAAATTGTGCATGATGCTGACTCAGTCAAAATGTTGGTGGCTGAACTTTTCAGTCTTTCACATTACGTCTCTTTTACTATGATATGTTATATTGTTAAGGTGATTGGAATAGAATGACAAACTATTATTCCCTTGTAaacatttgtgttgtttttacccATTTCTGTGACTTAAGTTTCATAAAGATAGTTTAATTAACCACTTAAAATACCATTGTTATATCATTTAATTCCAGATTTATTTGTTGCCCCTGCATGAACAGTAGGTTCAACTTGAGGACAGAAATGATCAACCTTTAATACTGAGGTGGTCTGTTtattactgtagcctacaatctTCAGTTATATGAATAGACACAATATTAGCACCGGTACTTCAGGAACAATGGCTGGATAATCAAATGTTATCATATTAATAGCTGTACTTTAGGAACAAGGGCTGGATAATCAGCAGGTATCATATGAATAGTATCCTCCAGtgcacctgtctgtctctcattaTACAATATTAGCACCTGTACTTCAGGAACAATTGCTGGATAATTAGCAGGTATCATATGAATAGTATCCAGtgcacctgtctgtctctcattaTACAATATTAGCACCTGTACTTCAGGAACAATTGCTGGATGATTAGCAGGTATCATATGAATAGTTATAGTATTAGCATATCAGATCATATGAATATCGTCCTCCAGTGCACCTGTCTGTCTATTATTCTACAGCACTGGTACACCTGGCACATTAGCACGGGAACCTGGGTCAGCCATCAACATTCCAGAGTGTATGACATATCTGTAAGTATGTTGCTATATAGACTATGTCAATATTTAGTGTGGGTCAGCCATCAACATTCCAGAGTGTATGACGTATCTGTAAGTATCTTACTATAGAGACTGCAAaataaaaaggtaaaaaaagcAAATCTAAAGGTTTGCGCAATGTTTGCAGTTGAAACAACTGGATACGATAGCAGTTGGGATTGCAGCAAGCTAGAAGACTTTGTCAAGAATGGCAAAATTACTCAGAGAGGTTGGTGCTTGACACATGTAGGGTGATATTAATGATAAAATGAAAAATGCCCATGATAGTAAATGCAACCCATTGTAAAATGTATGTGTGAGGCTCATATTAGGTCTATTCCATACAAAGGCGTCCCTATTCagtgtgtttaaaaaaaagaccCATTTTGAAACTGGTCAGGAATTTCAAGGTGTACGACAGTACCAATGAATCCATCCTCACAGATGAATGGCGAGCTTACAAGAATCAACTTTCCCAGTATGGGTATAGGCAATTCTCAGTCTGCCACAAACAAAACTTTGTAAATCCAGAAAACAGTGCACATACTCAACATATTGAACCTGCATGGCagacatacaaaaaacaaatatggcgtctcagggggaaatcgAACCCCTCAGTCCCTCGTGCCTGATTTGAAAAAGCTTCAGAAATGACGGCAATGAAATGGTGGTTAAAGACTAGTATGTGAATAGTTTAATGCATGTTCCACATGCACAGTTAGGTTAGCTGGCATGTTAACATGCCCATGTATTAGGGTTTTGCAAAATTCATTGCTGAAATAAACTCTTGTTATTATAGTTGAAGTTAGACTAAATGTTccagaaatgtaaaatgtacagaAATAGGACATACATGATAGTGTAATGGCACTTAATGACATGTTCAGATGGTTCACTgtactttttttctggggacccactttttaagaACGATAGACCATCGCAACCCAATTATCTTCAGATGTAACATGCAACCACCAAATACTGCCCAAATTGTTGATGTTTTAGGCCATGGCTTCTAAAACTTTTCTATGTTGGGCCCCTTCAAACCATTCTACAATGGATCAGTAAAGATCAGAAAATATCAGTTTTAATGTGCATCCGAGAGTTTGGGGATATTATCGCATGCTGCGAGTCACTCTCAGCATAATAAGCTGTTCCTGAATATCTAAGAGAGATGTTGGTCtacgttgcgttgcagacaTTTGGATCCATAACACCGTGGACGTCGATTCCGATGTAAACATAGCCTATGCAAATAACTCAAGTCTTTATATTGTAGCCTAATTGTGGAGGTTTCTTTATTTGGAATTTAAATCCGCATTTTCcacatttttaaaagtgtgaTTGTTTGTGCTAAGGCTGTATTGGTGTTGTGATAGGCTATGTTGTAAGActgtgaaatgaataaatatcagaacaagaggcttttgcgcaataggtGAAGAATACAGAACGATGAACGATAATGCGCCTTTAGGTTACTGTAGTGGAGTTCGTAAAATAATGCGCCTTTAGGCTACTTGAGTGGAGTTCGTGAGACGGCTGCTATTAACTGTAAAGAGTGCATCTACAATTGAAACTATCAATAGCATATGTCCGGCCAGTCTATGGATGACAGGGATGGTTCATTGTTGACAGCACGGTCTTTGAGATTTTAATCTTTTAATCTGCCAAGCTGAAGAGTTGGTATCTGGTATTGTTTGTGCAACTATACTACATGCAAAAATACACAGATtgagttatgacaaaaacatgaCACCACTAGACTGTGGTAgtaaacaaactagatcctaaaagAAAGGTGCTAGCTTCCCTGGCTGAATGGTAGGCTAagctattagcctacacaacataaattgagACTTATgttggcgacccaaataaaatctcctgcgacccacccgtgggtcacggcccagtctttgggaaccaatgcttTAGGTCAAAGGTAAGTATTCATGACACTGTCAGGAAACTATTTTGGTGTGTAATAGTTCTTTGTGACAGCTTAATGACAAGCCAAAACTGTACTACTGTAGTTGAAGTCAAGAAAAGTACTCATGACCAATTTTTAATGGTGTCATGACAGTCAATTATTTAGACTCATCACTTCATATACCAAGAagataagtcaggccaaacacagttacaTGTCAAGTTCTCATGACAAACATGCCAAACACCTTGCATTTCTTTCTTGATTAATGTCAAGTTTGTCATGACAATATTGTAAACGGGTTACATTTtattggctaatgtcaagttgtcatgacaaagacactgtcaaataatgtcatcttggctaatgtcaagttgacatgaagatgacacccaaacaatgtcaacttgacattccaaaaaccgaataacacattatgacaacagtcataaacatcaataatgtcttaaaataagtcaaattttttagtaacactttatttgaagaggtctacataagagtgacatgtaCCCGTCATAAGAATAGCATGACAtgtgtttgtagaactactttttCCGTCACATATTAACAATTTTGCAACTTgctgttactagttctaaatggatggttgctatggccaaaggccaggcATTAGTTGTATCACTCTCGtggtcaagcgggcatatcccagGATTCTGATGTACCTTGTCTTTGAAACATtgttattttacttagcctactacCATCCAACTCGCTAAAAGCATTTCTGTCATATGCTAAATGTTGCTACGTTATGTACATCTGTATTTTACGGCTTGGATGCAacatgacagttcatttaaaattcACAACAagtttggcgaattaatatacaactGTGATAAGgccaaaaaatggatctacttcataggtgttcaAATAACATATGTTATTGCACATTATAAATTACGAAGGACAAGGGgaaaagcaaaaacaaactGCATCTTAATCAGATCATGGAGGGCAGCCACAGCTGATTGTATCACACAGGCAATTCATCCTTCTGGTCAAGGATGATGTGGTACTTGTTCTTCATCTTGCATTAGCTGAATAAAGTTGTCTGTACATGAGCTCTGATTTTATAAAAACACATACTCGGTCCATTTAGCATTTCTATTAGTCAACTCCTGTATGCAATTTCTGATGGTTCTTAAGATTTGAGCTTTGactgaaactcttcccacatgtagtgcactgatgtggcttttctcctgtatgtgtgtgctgatgttGACTAAGATTTGAGCTACTactgaaactcttcccacatgtagtGCAGTGATATGGCTTttttcctgtatgtgtgtgctgatgttGACTAAGATTTGAGCTACTactgaaactcttcccacatgtagaacactgatatggcttttctcctgtatgTGTGCGCTGATGGATGGTGATCTTTGATTTAGTCCTGAAACTCTTCCCGCATGCagtacactgatatggcttttctcctgtatgTGTGCGCTGATGGATGGTGACCCCTATCTTAGtcctgaaactcttcccacatgtagtacactgatatggcttttctcctgtatgTGTGCGCTGATGGATAGTGACCTCTACCTTAGtcctgaaactcttcccacatgtagtacactgatatggcttttctcctgtatgTGTGCGCTGATGGATGGTGATCTTTGATTTAGTGGTGAAACTCCTCCCACATGTAgaacactgatatggcttttctcctgtatgtgtgcgttGATGGATGGTGACTGCTTGCTTAGtcctgaaactcttcccacatgtagtacactgatatggcttttctcctgtatgTGTGCGCTGATGGATGGTGACGTCTGCCTTAGtcctgaaactcttcccacatgtagtacactgatatggcttttctcctgtatgTGTGCGCTGATGGATGGTGACCTCTTGCTTAGTCCTGAAACTTTTCCCACAGTCAGtgcactgatatggcttttctccagtatggaTCCTCTGGTGAGTCTTGAGATGATCCATCCTAGTGAAGGTCTTTCCACATTCATTACAATGATGTTCAATTTCCACAGCATGTCTCATCTCATCGGTGTTGCTTTCTTGATGATTTTCAATAGAAGGACAAGAAAACAATTTGAAATACtctataattattattattgtaattgATGTTCATGCATCAATATTTCCTCGAGACAAAACACTAATGAGTAACTTACCGGTAGGAGAAGAGTCTTTCTGTCCATATTCTCTTACATCATATTCCTCCTCCTGTTTGATATCCTTCACTGAAGACGTTTCTTCTTTGCGTTTAAATgttagtgatgtgtgtgtttcagtcttGAAGTCATGATCCAGTCCAgggttttcttcttctttctgaACTGCAAACAGATTTTCCTGAAGGGAATCATCAACCTCTTCTTCTTTTATCTCCTTCACTGGCATAGGCAGCAGTGTTGGTTCAGTAAATCCTGACATTTCAAACTCCATTTCTGTATTGTGAAACAAATCCAGTCAAACATTACATCTGAATTGCATTTGTAATTTACAATTACAATTGAAAGATTACACAAACAAGTGCCAACAACAGCATccgtcttatttgttttcaagtagcaggaaattcacgCGTAACCGTCGCATGATGTGATTGGTccgatagaagtttaatttttccagcttgcaagccaacggagagttagactaccctggctgcaaaggacatttgctgccgctagggtgcgtctagatttctaggctagtcatTTGTACGTACATGTGCATGTATAAAGGTGTTTGTTTCTGAACACAATCCAGAGAGCATGTCTGAACTGATTCTTATTCAGTTTTGTAATAAAATTGAGTTTTTCTAATACTGGAATCGCTGTGTGTTTTATTCCTTACACACCATCCTTTAGTTCCAGATTTTGCCCGTACACAATTACAGTAGGCTCAACTTGAGGGCAGAAATGATCAATTTAGAATTCTGAAGTATACTAGAGTACTGTCGCCTACAATGATCAGATATTTTTGACAGGCCTACCGCATCGCagtatggtgcagtaaatggatgGAATGAAAAGTACATTGATAGCACACGCAGCTAACGAATAATGCAAAACCACCACAACAAACCATTCAGGGGtgtactctctctcttgatCCATCACTAGGTTAGTCACTTTAGCACGTCTAATGTACGCATACTGTATGCAATTTCTGGTGGTTCTTAAGACTTGAGCTGTGactgaaactcttcccacatgtagtgcactgatatggcttttctcctgtatgTGTGCACTGATGGATGGTGACTTCTGATTTAGTCCTGAAACTCCTCCCACATGTAgaacactgatatggcttttctcctgtatgTGTACGCTGATGGATGGTGACGTCTGATTTAGtcctgaaactcttcccacagcCAGTGCACTGGTGTGTTTTTTCTCCTGTATGTGTGCGCTGATGTTTAAGGAGGTTTGAGCTTAGACTAAAACTCTTCCTGCATGTAGtgcactgatatggcttttcttCTGTGTGGATACTCTGGTGTACCTTGAGTAAAGgcctttccacagtcagtgCAGTGGTGCGGTGTCTCAGTTATCTTCAGTTATATGAACAGTCACAATATTAGCACCTGTACTTCAGGAAAATTGGTTGGATAATCAAATGTTATCATATGAATAGTTATAGTATTAGCACCTGTACTTCAGGAACAATGTCTGGGTAATCAGCAGTTAAGTAagcataagtatatatactcttttgatcctgtgagggaaatttggtctctgcatttatcccaatccgtgaattactgaaacacactcagcacacagtgaacacacagtgaggtgaagcacacactaacctcgacgctcggggagcagtgaggggttaggtgccttgctcaagggcacttaagccgtgcctactggtcggggttcgaacaggcaaccctccggttacaagtctgaagcgctaaccagtaggccacggctgccccataagGCCATGATAATGTCCTTCAGTGCACCTGTCTGTCTATTATTCTACATCACTGGTACATTAGCACCTGTACCTGGGTCAGCCATCAACATTCCAGAGTGTACAACGTATCTGTAATCATCTTGCTATAGAGACTATGTCAATATTTTGTGTGGGTCAGCCATCAACATTCCAGAGTGTATAACGTATCTGTAATTATTTTGCTATAGAGACTGCAAAATAAAAAGGTAAAAAAGCAAATATAAAGGTTTGCACAAGGTCTGCAGTTGAAACAACTGGATATGATAGCAGTTGGGATTGCAGCAAGCTAGAAGACTTTGTCAAGAATGGCAAAATTACTCAGAGAGGTTGGTGCCTGACACATGTAGGGTGATATTAATGATAAAATGAAAAATGCCCATGATAGTAAATGCAACCCATTGTAAAATGTATGCGTGAGGCTCATATTAGGCATATTCCATACAAAGGCGTCCCtattcagtgtgtttgacaAAAAGACCCATTTTGAAACTGGTCAGGAATCGCTCAAGGTGCACTTTTATAAGACAAATCTGAAAACATGTCAGGACCAATGAATCCATCCTCACAGATGAATGGCGTGCCTACAAGAATCAACTCTCCCAGTATGGGTATAGGCAATTCTCAGTCTGCCACAAACAAAACTTTGTAAATCCGGAAAACGGTGCACACTCAACATATTGAACCTGCATGGCAGACCAGTAGTGATTGAATGGTACTACTGGTTAGGAATCCGCCATTGCAATGGTGTGTTGGGTAGACTCGTGCCTGATTTGAAAAAGCTTCAGAAATGACGGCAATGAAATTGTGCTTAAAGACTAGTATGTTAATAGTTTAATGCATGTTCCACATGCACAGTTAGGTTAGCTGGCATGGTAACATGTCCATGTATTATGGTTTTGCAAAATTCATTGCTTAAAAAACTCTTTAAGTCATGACTGAGAGTGACGGGGCAAGGAACAACTCCCTTCTATTTGTAGTGTTCTTACACAATGTAACATTCTTGTTATTTAGTTCTTTAAAAGTTTGATGGACAGTCTCTTTCATGGGGGATAAGGGGTTAATCCATGACAATCTCAGTATTTAATTGTTGGCCATCACTGAGCATAACACAAGTTATTTCCACTATTTTCATGCTTTATCATCACTAAATTCTCCCTGATCTACATTCCAAAAATATCCAAAATGGTGCATTATATGAAgaataaaattcatattatggagcttcatagtcaaatgttttatttcattaaaagaaataacaaatatgtatctttatcTGGTATAAATCCCATTAGGATCATCAAGTGCCCACATGGTCACTTGGGGGTCCAAATATAGGGTTCCAAAAGAATCACCTCTGCCCCCCCACCAGTGGTACCATAACCCTCAAATCAAAGTTCCCAAATATCacaaataatcctgtttagaatAAGTATGATCACTAATCGTGGTGCTAGCCGCACCCAAAAAGAGATACATAATTTTGGTtgacccacctctcaccca from Alosa sapidissima isolate fAloSap1 chromosome 9, fAloSap1.pri, whole genome shotgun sequence includes these protein-coding regions:
- the LOC121718817 gene encoding zinc finger protein 717-like isoform X2, with the protein product MSGFTEPTLLPMPVKEIKEEEFDDFHQEHLFAVQKEEENPGLDHDCKTETHTSLTFNCKEEKSPLMEIKQEEEKSPLMEIKQEEEYDVREYGQKDSSPTESNTDEMRHAVEIEHHCNECGKTFTRMDHLKTHQRIHTGEKPYQCTDCGKSFRTKQEVTIHQRTHTGEKPYQCTTCGKSFRTKADVTIHQRTHTGEKPYQCTTCGKSFRTKQAVTIHQRTHTGEKPYQCSTCGRSFTTKSKITIHQRTHTGEKPYQCTTCGKSFRTKVEVTIHQRTHTGEKPYQCTTCGKSFRTKIGVTIHQRTHTGEKPYQCTACGKSFRTKSKITIHQRTHTGEKPYQCSTCGKSFSSSSNLSQHQHTHTGKKPYHCTTCGKSFSSSSNLSQHQHTHTGEKPHQCTTCGKSFSQSSNLKNHQKLHTGVD
- the LOC121718817 gene encoding zinc finger protein 436-like isoform X3, translated to MEFEMSGFTEPTLLPMPVKEIKEEEVDDSLQENLFAVQKEEENPGLDHDFKTETHTSLTFKRKEETSSVKDIKQEEEYDVREYGQKDSSPTESNTDEMRHAVEIEHHCNECGKTFTRMDHLKTHQRIHTGEKPYQCTDCGKSFRTKQEVTIHQRTHTGEKPYQCTTCGKSFRTKADVTIHQRTHTGEKPYQCTTCGKSFRTKQAVTIHQRTHTGEKPYQCSTCGRSFTTKSKITIHQRTHTGEKPYQCTTCGKSFRTKVEVTIHQRTHTGEKPYQCTTCGKSFRTKIGVTIHQRTHTGEKPYQCTACGKSFRTKSKITIHQRTHTGEKPYQCSTCGKSFSSSSNLSQHQHTHTGKKPYHCTTCGKSFSSSSNLSQHQHTHTGEKPHQCTTCGKSFSQSSNLKNHQKLHTGVD
- the LOC121718817 gene encoding zinc finger protein 436-like isoform X1, translated to MSGFTEPTLLPMPVKEIKEEEFDDFHQEHLFAVQKEEENPGLDHDCKTETHTSLTFNCKEEKSPLMEIKQEEEKSPLMEIKQDEESDIREHQLIDSSPTEMEFEMSGFTEPTLLPMPVKEIKEEEVDDSLQENLFAVQKEEENPGLDHDFKTETHTSLTFKRKEETSSVKDIKQEEEYDVREYGQKDSSPTESNTDEMRHAVEIEHHCNECGKTFTRMDHLKTHQRIHTGEKPYQCTDCGKSFRTKQEVTIHQRTHTGEKPYQCTTCGKSFRTKADVTIHQRTHTGEKPYQCTTCGKSFRTKQAVTIHQRTHTGEKPYQCSTCGRSFTTKSKITIHQRTHTGEKPYQCTTCGKSFRTKVEVTIHQRTHTGEKPYQCTTCGKSFRTKIGVTIHQRTHTGEKPYQCTACGKSFRTKSKITIHQRTHTGEKPYQCSTCGKSFSSSSNLSQHQHTHTGKKPYHCTTCGKSFSSSSNLSQHQHTHTGEKPHQCTTCGKSFSQSSNLKNHQKLHTGVD